A window of Paenibacillus polygoni contains these coding sequences:
- a CDS encoding ABC transporter permease, which translates to MNNASSALKVAAGIFLTIALITIVVILFISAQEATKTAQNNFADIQTELSQTSFTVYDGTTISGSQVTNALRKFKGKDQFGIYIKTGKNAAGQWYGYPLNVTTESSAYGEVVAPEGATLGTVENTLNERKSEYVNPSGRFKATVVKDSSNVVRGLLFTQS; encoded by the coding sequence ATGAATAACGCATCTTCCGCATTAAAAGTAGCAGCAGGAATTTTTCTTACCATTGCTTTAATAACCATTGTCGTCATTCTCTTTATTTCTGCTCAGGAGGCAACCAAGACGGCTCAAAATAACTTTGCTGATATTCAGACTGAATTATCACAAACATCGTTTACCGTTTATGACGGAACAACCATCAGCGGATCTCAAGTAACAAATGCACTGCGTAAATTCAAAGGAAAAGACCAGTTTGGCATTTACATTAAAACAGGTAAAAATGCAGCAGGGCAGTGGTACGGATATCCTCTTAATGTAACAACCGAGTCTTCCGCATATGGCGAAGTAGTAGCGCCTGAGGGGGCAACATTAGGTACCGTTGAAAATACATTAAATGAACGTAAAAGTGAGTACGTCAATCCAAGCGGAAGATTTAAAGCTACCGTAGTAAAGGATAGTTCCAACGTAGTACGTGGACTCTTATTTACACAATCATAA
- a CDS encoding ABC-F family ATP-binding cassette domain-containing protein, producing the protein MSLLTVENVSHNFGDRTLFKNVSFRLLAGERVGIVGANGVGKSTLMNILTGKLLKDSGKVEWTPKVRYGYLDQHTKLTPGKTIRDVLKDAFLPLLELEKEMMEITERMSDASPEELEQLLEEMGEIQEQLEIGDFYLIDVKVEEMANGLGLSAIGLDRDVAALSGGQRTKVLLAKLLLEKPNVLLLDEPTNYLDVEHIEWLTRYLNDYPYAFMLISHDTEFMNKVVNVIYHLEFAKLTRYTANYEKFLDMADMNKNQHIEAYEKQQEFIKKQEDFIQRNKARYSTSSRAKSREKQLDRLERIDRPEEAAKPIFGFKEARASGKTVFEGIDFEIGYDRPLLPKMTMTIERGDKIAIVGCNGVGKSTLLKTILGKIPAYSGKTYLGDFLFPSYFEQEVRPEKITPIDDVWNEFSHLNQHEVRAHLARCGLKNEHITRPLHMLSGGEQAKVRLCKLMMRETNWILFDEPTNHLDVVAKEELKRALKEFKGTVILVSHEPDFYEDWVTKTWNVEEWSQKA; encoded by the coding sequence ATGAGTTTATTGACTGTTGAAAATGTAAGTCACAATTTTGGAGATCGCACATTATTTAAGAATGTTTCCTTCCGCCTGCTTGCAGGAGAGCGTGTTGGGATTGTAGGAGCGAATGGGGTCGGCAAATCGACACTCATGAATATTTTAACGGGCAAACTGCTGAAAGACAGCGGAAAAGTAGAGTGGACACCAAAAGTTCGTTACGGTTACCTCGACCAACATACGAAACTTACGCCAGGAAAAACAATTCGGGATGTCTTAAAGGATGCCTTTTTACCTTTGCTTGAACTTGAAAAAGAAATGATGGAAATCACGGAACGAATGAGTGATGCCTCGCCAGAGGAACTTGAGCAATTGCTTGAGGAAATGGGCGAAATCCAGGAGCAGCTGGAAATCGGAGACTTCTACCTCATTGATGTAAAAGTGGAAGAAATGGCGAACGGACTTGGTTTATCTGCTATTGGACTTGATCGGGATGTAGCCGCACTAAGCGGGGGACAACGTACGAAGGTACTGCTGGCGAAATTGCTTCTTGAGAAACCGAATGTTCTCCTCTTAGATGAGCCTACTAACTACTTGGATGTCGAGCATATTGAATGGCTTACTCGTTATTTGAACGATTACCCATATGCATTCATGCTTATTTCTCATGATACAGAATTTATGAACAAGGTTGTTAATGTAATCTACCATTTAGAATTTGCGAAGCTTACACGGTATACAGCGAATTACGAAAAATTCCTTGATATGGCGGATATGAACAAAAACCAGCATATTGAAGCTTATGAGAAGCAGCAAGAGTTTATTAAGAAACAGGAAGACTTTATTCAGCGTAATAAAGCAAGATATTCTACATCTAGCCGTGCAAAAAGCCGCGAGAAACAGCTCGATCGTCTTGAACGCATTGACCGTCCTGAAGAAGCAGCGAAGCCTATTTTTGGATTTAAAGAAGCAAGAGCCAGCGGGAAAACGGTATTTGAAGGGATCGATTTTGAAATCGGATATGACCGTCCGCTTCTTCCTAAGATGACGATGACAATTGAGCGTGGAGATAAAATCGCAATCGTCGGCTGTAACGGTGTAGGTAAATCAACACTGCTAAAAACGATACTAGGTAAGATTCCGGCATACAGCGGGAAAACCTACCTTGGAGACTTTTTGTTCCCTTCTTATTTTGAACAGGAAGTTCGCCCTGAGAAAATCACACCAATCGATGATGTGTGGAATGAATTCTCTCATCTGAACCAGCATGAAGTGCGTGCTCATCTTGCTCGCTGCGGTCTTAAAAATGAACACATCACAAGACCTCTACATATGCTTAGCGGTGGAGAGCAGGCTAAAGTTCGGCTGTGTAAATTAATGATGCGTGAAACGAACTGGATTCTATTCGATGAGCCTACAAATCACTTAGACGTTGTGGCAAAAGAGGAGCTAAAACGTGCACTCAAAGAATTCAAAGGGACTGTAATTCTAGTATCCCACGAACCAGATTTCTATGAAGATTGGGTAACGAAGACTTGGAATGTGGAGGAATGGTCTCAAAAAGCTTAA
- a CDS encoding SAM-dependent methyltransferase has protein sequence MSNQEQTAEGITTRFICTANHGFAPYAQEELRRMFGTVKSTMLVSGEVFLATLSAPQGEVTELLYQTPPIFLRHLFPIHFEVGMDDQDHAYDQLFRFLLNHSALQEGTFSLQVRKTERSHYEGTSGAFKQHILQGIELLPAQHVVQDADLIVSVYLTEERLYAGVSCAADNLSDWNGGAVRFQKEEGQISRAKFKLLEAEKTLGIPFSSFHHAVDIGAAPGGWTSFLLERGLKVTAVDPAKMNPVLLKNPNLKYVSKNAGDVKFKENEFDLLVCDMSWSPKLMARLVTDLLYSLRPGGTAVVTVKLMHKKPMALIKEVTQMFEDSRMQIQRAKQLFHNRDEITLYMIKY, from the coding sequence TTGAGTAATCAAGAACAGACGGCAGAAGGAATCACAACCCGTTTTATATGTACAGCAAACCATGGATTTGCTCCTTATGCACAAGAAGAACTTCGGAGAATGTTTGGTACCGTAAAAAGTACAATGCTTGTCTCTGGTGAAGTGTTTTTAGCTACTTTGTCAGCACCTCAGGGAGAAGTTACAGAGCTTCTGTATCAAACGCCTCCCATTTTTCTAAGGCATTTATTCCCTATCCACTTTGAAGTGGGGATGGACGATCAAGACCATGCTTATGATCAGTTATTTCGGTTTTTACTGAATCATAGTGCACTGCAAGAAGGCACATTCAGTCTGCAGGTAAGAAAGACAGAACGAAGCCATTACGAAGGAACTTCCGGTGCATTTAAACAGCATATCTTACAAGGCATTGAACTTCTCCCTGCGCAGCACGTGGTGCAGGATGCGGATCTTATTGTATCTGTATATCTTACAGAGGAACGTTTGTATGCAGGTGTATCCTGTGCGGCAGATAATCTGTCGGACTGGAATGGAGGAGCTGTTCGCTTTCAAAAGGAAGAGGGACAGATCTCAAGAGCTAAATTCAAACTGCTTGAGGCTGAGAAGACATTAGGAATTCCTTTTTCATCATTTCATCATGCAGTGGATATCGGTGCAGCACCAGGAGGATGGACTTCCTTCTTGCTGGAAAGAGGGCTTAAGGTTACCGCAGTTGATCCTGCCAAAATGAATCCAGTTCTTCTTAAGAACCCTAATCTTAAATATGTATCTAAAAATGCGGGAGATGTAAAATTTAAGGAAAATGAATTTGATCTTCTTGTATGTGATATGAGCTGGAGTCCAAAACTGATGGCGAGATTAGTTACCGATTTACTTTACAGCTTACGACCTGGCGGTACTGCTGTCGTCACTGTAAAGCTAATGCATAAAAAACCAATGGCGCTGATTAAGGAAGTAACCCAAATGTTTGAAGATTCTCGAATGCAGATTCAGCGTGCTAAGCAGCTATTTCACAATCGGGACGAGATTACGTTATATATGATTAAGTATTAA
- a CDS encoding ATPase, T2SS/T4P/T4SS family yields MNIFLLLILSASCILLLIMKLRNNRKITESIPKKGKEEDATLEHVTEYVKQALHELSHSQLADAGLHEEEYKRKINQRAEMRRALKDCISGSLSDKHYVKKLITDVLIHSYGLTERNINEAIPFDRQGELSIQDQFEIIFYIYQQQFGVEALSKLIDTYDLAELRRQSESDSGGYYEITSKDIMYIFECEYRELHFLDKVNILVQRVYQHYKGFSVVDDIRDQQIDGVSAGVSGVLGYEINPIPDMPHPILKEDHDYEIESEVSRSTESVWIFYKGKTIHLSFLSFGSERELKRVCQNIYKYNHPGQLSESKGYKVNEMKDGSRVVVVRPPFSESWAFFVRKFDLPSATLPKLITGANSGMVIELIRYLMKGCRITSVTGAQGSGKTTLLMAMIEHIYPYHTLRVQEMAFELHLRKLYSKRNILSFRETDHISGQQGLDLQKKTDGTVNILGEVASDEVAAWMIQMSQVASLFTVFTHHAKTFPDLIFSLRNSLLKVGMFRHEHIAEEQVASVLNFDIHLKKDADGERYIERITECVPDLASSRSGGEAFTYRNIVEYRAGMYHMVSPISSRNHTEMISQMSREDASRFEQFAASYWGSSHVS; encoded by the coding sequence ATGAATATTTTCCTTCTGCTCATATTGTCTGCCAGTTGTATTCTGCTCTTAATCATGAAGTTAAGGAATAACCGAAAAATAACAGAGTCCATCCCTAAGAAAGGGAAGGAAGAAGATGCAACACTAGAGCATGTGACAGAGTATGTGAAACAGGCGTTACATGAGTTAAGTCATAGTCAATTGGCAGATGCAGGACTGCACGAAGAAGAATATAAGCGGAAAATAAATCAAAGAGCTGAGATGAGAAGAGCACTGAAAGACTGTATATCGGGTAGCCTCAGTGATAAACATTATGTGAAGAAATTAATTACCGACGTACTAATTCATAGTTATGGACTGACAGAACGTAATATTAATGAAGCCATCCCATTTGACCGTCAGGGCGAGTTAAGTATTCAGGATCAATTCGAGATTATATTTTATATTTACCAGCAGCAATTTGGAGTAGAAGCATTATCAAAGCTCATTGATACATATGATTTGGCAGAACTAAGAAGACAGTCTGAATCAGACTCAGGCGGATATTACGAAATAACTTCAAAAGACATTATGTATATTTTTGAGTGTGAGTATCGTGAACTGCATTTTCTAGACAAAGTGAATATTCTTGTACAACGGGTTTATCAGCATTATAAAGGATTTTCGGTTGTAGATGATATTCGGGATCAGCAGATTGACGGGGTGAGTGCTGGGGTGAGCGGAGTATTAGGGTATGAGATAAATCCAATTCCGGATATGCCGCATCCTATTCTTAAGGAAGATCATGATTACGAAATTGAATCTGAAGTCAGCCGCAGTACAGAAAGTGTTTGGATTTTCTATAAGGGTAAAACGATTCATTTATCATTTTTATCGTTTGGTTCAGAACGTGAGCTGAAAAGAGTATGTCAGAATATATACAAGTACAATCATCCGGGTCAGTTATCAGAATCCAAAGGATATAAGGTGAATGAAATGAAGGACGGATCAAGGGTGGTAGTTGTTAGACCTCCTTTTTCGGAATCGTGGGCATTTTTTGTTCGTAAATTCGATTTACCAAGTGCGACATTGCCAAAATTAATTACGGGCGCTAATTCAGGTATGGTTATCGAACTCATTCGTTACCTTATGAAAGGCTGCAGGATTACATCGGTCACTGGTGCGCAAGGCTCCGGGAAAACAACCTTATTAATGGCAATGATCGAGCATATTTATCCCTATCATACCCTTCGTGTACAGGAAATGGCTTTTGAACTTCATTTACGAAAGCTGTATAGCAAACGTAATATTTTGAGCTTCCGGGAGACAGATCATATTTCAGGTCAACAAGGGCTGGACCTGCAAAAAAAGACCGATGGGACGGTTAATATCCTCGGCGAAGTTGCAAGTGACGAAGTGGCAGCCTGGATGATTCAAATGTCACAGGTAGCCAGTCTATTTACCGTGTTTACACATCATGCCAAGACCTTTCCTGATTTGATTTTTTCGCTGAGAAATTCACTTCTTAAAGTAGGAATGTTTAGACATGAGCATATTGCGGAGGAACAGGTAGCGAGTGTGCTTAATTTTGATATTCATCTGAAAAAAGATGCGGATGGAGAAAGATATATCGAGCGGATTACCGAATGTGTCCCAGATCTAGCTTCATCTCGCTCAGGTGGGGAAGCTTTTACTTACCGGAATATCGTGGAGTATCGTGCTGGCATGTATCATATGGTTTCTCCGATTTCGTCCCGTAATCATACGGAAATGATCTCGCAGATGAGCAGGGAAGATGCCTCACGGTTCGAACAATTTGCAGCATCCTATTGGGGGAGCAGCCATGTCTCTTAA
- a CDS encoding ParA family protein, which translates to MKIWIFAGLASKTDVTLYLSKILANMGFKVLLVDGTEYEHYRYSIDPIFLPEWITEFEGFDVACGFTNYKRMVDYLSSVDEDITRYDFILVDIEKIDFLTKEEWISADARLWVSTYRRQDLERGKEWIYKLQERLQVEELPNFYKLWTQIMDTTIDQYAWEFFNDIPIHFHGTPVSIYWNELDMALQIENEHIKKIRVKPLSRQYKKSLALLLELLTGWTFAESKKALSLIERKRA; encoded by the coding sequence ATGAAAATATGGATATTTGCAGGTTTGGCAAGCAAAACAGACGTAACTTTATACCTTAGTAAGATCCTTGCGAACATGGGTTTTAAAGTACTGCTTGTGGATGGAACTGAATATGAACACTATAGGTATAGCATTGATCCTATCTTTTTACCAGAGTGGATTACTGAGTTTGAAGGATTTGATGTAGCTTGCGGGTTCACAAATTATAAGCGAATGGTGGATTACTTATCTAGTGTGGATGAGGATATAACCCGCTATGATTTTATTCTGGTTGATATTGAAAAGATCGATTTTTTAACAAAAGAAGAGTGGATATCAGCGGATGCAAGACTGTGGGTCAGTACGTATCGTCGGCAGGATCTTGAGAGAGGCAAGGAATGGATTTATAAACTTCAAGAGAGACTACAAGTCGAGGAATTACCGAACTTTTATAAACTTTGGACGCAAATCATGGATACGACAATAGATCAGTATGCCTGGGAATTTTTTAATGACATTCCTATACATTTTCACGGAACACCTGTATCAATCTATTGGAATGAGCTGGATATGGCGCTGCAAATTGAAAATGAACATATCAAAAAAATTCGTGTAAAGCCTTTATCTAGACAATATAAGAAATCACTTGCGTTATTACTTGAACTGCTTACCGGATGGACATTTGCGGAATCGAAAAAAGCCTTATCCCTGATAGAAAGGAAGAGAGCATGA
- a CDS encoding serine/threonine-protein kinase: MRFPSRLERGSILGGRYQIVRSIGSGGMSHVYMAEDLRLPGKKWAIKESLAHPGYQGNVVTEAEMLIELQHPRLPQIVDFFEPDANGYTYLVMDYIQGITLTEYLNKHDFILPFDKIIRMIQEVMEVLDYLHHRSPAIIYRDLKPGNIMITGAEELRLIDFGIARNYKETHQQDTVKLGTIGFASPEQYGSGQTDVRSDLYSLGALFLFLITRGAHSEWIPGVEQLLRHEAFRPYIPIIRKLLRSDPGSRYQSVEELREEMFKLSHRSLPDIQEQGAVFPHGTCVVSVIGTGPGVGVTHTSIAIAHYLARLKCKVAIIEFSQRATAFSRIDAIAHGEDGVTEERRMFEISGVHYFRRTSKKEILQLLNSNYQYIVLDLGCERHPYSMEELQRSDVPIVVGGAAEWKQSDLYLFSRSYESAVKAKWNYVVPLAGKNTVVRLRKNLNSKYVYSLPLQIDPFDQEDDVDEAISDILKDIVPAMKKKSFFFKKRN, from the coding sequence ATGCGATTTCCTTCGCGTTTAGAAAGAGGTTCTATCCTCGGAGGGAGATACCAGATTGTCAGGAGTATCGGTTCTGGTGGAATGAGTCATGTATATATGGCAGAAGATTTAAGGCTACCCGGTAAGAAATGGGCAATCAAAGAAAGCTTGGCGCATCCAGGATATCAAGGGAATGTAGTTACAGAAGCCGAGATGCTGATTGAACTACAGCACCCTCGTTTGCCGCAGATTGTAGATTTTTTTGAACCTGATGCAAACGGATATACCTATCTAGTAATGGATTATATCCAGGGAATAACACTCACTGAATATCTTAACAAACATGATTTTATACTTCCCTTTGACAAGATCATTCGGATGATCCAAGAGGTAATGGAGGTTCTTGATTATTTACATCACCGTTCACCGGCCATTATATATCGGGATCTGAAGCCGGGAAACATCATGATCACGGGGGCTGAAGAACTTCGACTTATCGATTTTGGGATTGCTCGTAATTATAAGGAGACTCATCAGCAGGATACAGTGAAACTCGGAACCATTGGATTTGCCTCACCTGAACAGTATGGCAGCGGTCAGACGGATGTAAGGTCCGATTTGTATAGTCTTGGAGCATTATTCTTATTTTTGATAACAAGGGGAGCACACAGCGAATGGATACCGGGCGTAGAGCAACTGCTTCGACATGAGGCATTTCGTCCTTATATTCCGATCATCCGGAAACTGCTTCGCTCTGATCCAGGAAGCAGATATCAGTCAGTAGAAGAGCTTAGAGAAGAGATGTTCAAATTATCCCATCGCTCGTTACCTGATATACAAGAGCAAGGAGCGGTGTTTCCACACGGAACTTGTGTTGTCTCGGTTATAGGCACAGGCCCTGGCGTCGGTGTTACTCATACGTCCATAGCCATTGCTCATTATCTGGCTAGATTGAAATGCAAGGTAGCCATTATCGAATTTTCTCAGCGAGCGACTGCTTTTTCGAGAATAGATGCGATAGCTCATGGAGAGGATGGCGTAACAGAAGAAAGGCGGATGTTTGAAATATCAGGGGTTCACTATTTTCGCCGAACAAGCAAGAAAGAGATTCTTCAGCTTTTAAATAGCAATTATCAATATATTGTTCTAGATCTAGGATGTGAACGTCATCCCTATTCCATGGAAGAACTGCAGCGAAGTGATGTACCGATTGTGGTTGGAGGAGCAGCAGAGTGGAAGCAGTCAGATCTCTATTTATTTTCACGAAGTTATGAATCAGCTGTAAAAGCAAAATGGAATTACGTTGTACCTCTCGCCGGAAAAAACACGGTAGTAAGATTACGAAAAAACTTGAATTCAAAATATGTATACAGTTTACCACTACAAATAGACCCATTTGATCAAGAAGATGATGTCGATGAAGCTATATCAGACATACTTAAGGACATCGTTCCCGCGATGAAGAAGAAAAGCTTCTTTTTCAAAAAAAGAAATTAG
- a CDS encoding SAF domain-containing protein, producing the protein MSKLRRQSKKMIYAGLAGAGAASLFLGSFMFYDFYADNVKKNKQEAQYELKLGELTQQLKSEQKNSKKGYVAARDVGPGTLIQNSDVKAIQIPADQSPANLMDNLEDIRGTVAKIELKTGTVITEAMVYQDEPTPADLRNREISVIKLPSVLSAGEMVDVRIQFPTGQDYIVLSKKKVDKLNGSTMWFTLTEEEILTLSSAMVDAYLHKASLYSLSYVEPEFQERAIPTYPANEKVLQLIEVNPNIVKHAEQALAKHLRGTLESALASSQTNVVSESIEQDLLTSRGGGISSSGESWHTDQDMNQTSSESSNEAEVWKESASEDPGNSKEVYGPLAEQNQILSQPGTTTP; encoded by the coding sequence GTGTCAAAACTTAGACGACAGAGCAAAAAAATGATCTATGCCGGCCTTGCAGGTGCAGGAGCTGCTAGTCTTTTTCTCGGAAGTTTCATGTTCTACGATTTTTATGCTGACAATGTGAAGAAAAATAAGCAAGAAGCACAATACGAATTAAAGCTAGGTGAGCTTACACAGCAGTTAAAGAGTGAACAGAAAAATAGCAAGAAAGGTTATGTTGCTGCTCGGGATGTGGGGCCGGGTACATTAATTCAGAATTCGGATGTAAAAGCGATTCAGATTCCTGCTGACCAGTCACCAGCGAATCTAATGGATAATCTAGAAGATATAAGAGGCACAGTTGCAAAAATAGAACTAAAAACAGGAACAGTCATTACCGAAGCCATGGTGTACCAAGATGAACCCACACCAGCTGACCTAAGAAACCGTGAGATTTCAGTCATTAAACTTCCATCTGTATTGTCAGCAGGAGAAATGGTCGATGTTCGTATCCAGTTCCCTACAGGTCAAGATTATATTGTTTTATCAAAGAAAAAAGTAGATAAACTAAACGGTTCTACCATGTGGTTCACATTAACGGAGGAAGAAATACTGACCTTATCGAGTGCAATGGTTGATGCCTACTTACATAAAGCATCGCTTTATTCACTAAGTTATGTAGAACCAGAGTTTCAAGAAAGAGCGATTCCTACATATCCAGCGAACGAAAAAGTACTCCAGCTTATCGAGGTAAATCCCAATATAGTAAAACATGCGGAACAGGCTCTAGCAAAACACTTGAGAGGGACACTAGAAAGTGCGCTCGCTTCCTCTCAGACAAACGTAGTTTCAGAATCAATTGAACAGGATCTTTTGACTTCACGAGGTGGGGGTATAAGCTCTTCGGGTGAATCATGGCACACAGATCAAGATATGAACCAGACAAGCTCTGAAAGTTCGAACGAAGCAGAAGTATGGAAAGAATCTGCGTCTGAAGATCCCGGAAATTCCAAAGAAGTTTATGGACCGTTAGCGGAGCAGAATCAAATTTTATCACAGCCAGGGACGACAACTCCTTAA